A genome region from Streptomyces pratensis includes the following:
- a CDS encoding 2-keto-4-pentenoate hydratase: protein MSAAIVAKAADALLAAERTGEPCTPVRSLLPRGDIDSAYGVQRLNVERGLAAGRRIAGRKIGLTSPAVQAQLGVDQPDFGTLFADMAVPDGGTIAAGRLIQPKVEAEVALVLKADLPHRECTVADVIRATDFALAALEIVDSRNADWDITIVDTVADNASSGLYVLGGAPVPLSGLDLRAVRMTMTREGAAEPVSTGTGADCLGSPLNAAAWLASTLAAAGDPLRAGDVVLTGALGPMAAASPGDRFEARISQLGRISVQFAKEGHTA, encoded by the coding sequence ATGAGCGCCGCGATCGTGGCGAAGGCAGCCGACGCCCTGCTGGCAGCCGAGCGCACGGGTGAGCCCTGCACTCCCGTACGGTCCCTGCTCCCCCGGGGCGACATCGACAGCGCGTACGGCGTTCAGCGCCTCAACGTCGAGCGCGGCCTGGCAGCGGGCCGTCGCATCGCCGGACGCAAGATCGGACTGACCTCCCCCGCCGTGCAGGCACAGCTCGGCGTGGACCAGCCGGACTTCGGAACGCTCTTCGCCGACATGGCCGTACCCGACGGCGGCACCATCGCGGCCGGGCGACTCATCCAGCCCAAGGTCGAGGCGGAGGTCGCTCTCGTACTCAAAGCGGACCTGCCGCACCGGGAGTGCACAGTGGCGGACGTGATCCGGGCGACCGACTTCGCACTCGCCGCCCTGGAGATCGTCGACAGCCGCAACGCCGACTGGGACATCACCATCGTCGACACCGTCGCTGACAACGCCTCCAGCGGCCTGTACGTGCTCGGGGGCGCCCCCGTGCCGCTGTCGGGCCTGGACCTGCGCGCCGTACGGATGACGATGACGCGCGAGGGCGCCGCGGAACCGGTCTCCACGGGCACGGGCGCGGACTGCCTCGGCTCCCCGCTCAACGCCGCCGCCTGGCTCGCCTCGACGCTGGCCGCGGCGGGCGACCCGCTGCGGGCCGGTGACGTCGTGCTCACCGGGGCGCTCGGCCCGATGGCCGCCGCCTCGCCCGGCGACCGTTTCGAGGCCCGGATCAGTCAACTGGGCCGTATCAGCGTGCAGTTCGCAAAGGAGGGACACACCGCATGA
- the fdxA gene encoding ferredoxin, producing the protein MAYVIGASCVDIMDRSCMEECPVDCIYEGERKLYINPVECIDCGACEVACPEQAITVDRKADPDFREDNRRFFTEILPGRDSALGSPGGATPLGPVGVDTPLVSAR; encoded by the coding sequence ATGGCGTACGTCATCGGCGCGTCCTGCGTCGACATCATGGACCGGTCCTGCATGGAGGAGTGCCCGGTCGACTGCATTTACGAGGGCGAGCGCAAGCTCTACATCAACCCGGTGGAGTGCATCGACTGCGGCGCCTGTGAAGTCGCCTGCCCCGAACAGGCGATCACGGTGGACCGCAAGGCCGATCCCGACTTCCGCGAGGACAACAGGCGCTTCTTCACGGAGATCCTCCCCGGCCGCGACAGCGCCCTCGGCTCCCCCGGCGGAGCGACGCCACTCGGTCCTGTGGGCGTCGACACACCGCTGGTGAGCGCCCGATGA